The following proteins are co-located in the Chloroflexota bacterium genome:
- a CDS encoding TIM barrel protein — translation MKVAQEGLERLESEYGGYLEGEILDKFCEEFGIRIAAGHWAAGGFADRFAPGGYDPGLDGSIVAQIERVAKAGIKGVEFHEACFIDENYKKDRSKVAEVKKALTGYKVEPTNMNINLFSDPKWRLGGITNANRSIREQALAIALQSADIAKEVGCKSVALWPGSDGWDYNFEVNYGQLLDRFIEGCIAINKKAKSLGLRFGIEAKLHEPREGNMIIPTTHMAILLAKTVNGECGGENMGVAIDYGHEQMYAVEPASMLYVARRFGVPVVNFHLNNAKLHSNDEDRIAGTGDIWRLADFCYAAIDTGYDGWFGEDQFTYRTDPVKSMALSKELFGNVMKKALLIYAAREELEKAQSTGDAVATIEVTKRYIL, via the coding sequence ATGAAAGTGGCACAGGAAGGGCTAGAAAGGCTAGAGAGTGAGTACGGTGGCTATCTAGAGGGGGAAATACTGGACAAGTTCTGTGAAGAGTTCGGGATAAGGATCGCCGCTGGCCATTGGGCAGCAGGTGGTTTTGCCGACCGTTTTGCGCCAGGTGGATACGATCCCGGTCTGGATGGCAGCATTGTTGCTCAGATTGAGCGGGTGGCAAAAGCAGGTATCAAGGGGGTGGAATTTCACGAAGCCTGCTTCATTGACGAGAACTACAAGAAGGATAGAAGCAAAGTTGCCGAAGTGAAGAAGGCGTTGACTGGGTACAAAGTGGAGCCCACAAACATGAACATCAACCTCTTCTCAGATCCGAAGTGGAGACTTGGGGGTATAACCAATGCCAATAGATCCATTCGGGAACAGGCACTTGCCATTGCTCTACAGAGCGCAGATATTGCGAAAGAAGTAGGCTGCAAGAGCGTTGCATTGTGGCCTGGTTCTGATGGTTGGGACTACAATTTTGAAGTAAACTATGGCCAATTGCTCGACCGGTTCATTGAAGGTTGTATCGCGATAAACAAGAAGGCGAAATCACTAGGCCTCAGGTTTGGAATAGAAGCGAAGCTTCACGAACCACGAGAAGGCAATATGATCATTCCTACCACCCACATGGCAATACTGCTGGCGAAGACCGTCAATGGAGAATGCGGTGGGGAGAACATGGGTGTTGCCATTGATTATGGCCACGAACAGATGTATGCAGTAGAACCAGCATCTATGCTCTACGTCGCCAGGAGGTTCGGCGTGCCTGTGGTCAATTTCCATTTGAACAATGCCAAACTGCATTCCAATGATGAAGATAGGATTGCCGGAACGGGAGATATCTGGCGGCTGGCCGATTTCTGTTACGCTGCGATCGATACCGGTTACGACGGCTGGTTTGGAGAGGATCAGTTCACTTACCGCACCGACCCGGTTAAGTCAATGGCATTATCCAAGGAACTATTTGGCAACGTAATGAAAAAAGCCCTACTGATCTATGCAGCCAGAGAAGAACTCGAGAAAGCGCAATCGACAGGTGATGCGGTTGCCACCATCGAAGTCACCAAGAGATACATACTCTGA
- a CDS encoding NAD(P)-dependent alcohol dehydrogenase, with product MKALVLEKAKQLTLRDIHIEEHLRTGDVRIKIHTVGICGSDVHYYQHGAIGPFIVKQPMVLGHEASGIVIEVGKGVKHLKVGDRVCMEPGIPDPNGKTTRLGMYNLDPAVRFWATPPVHGCLRETLVHPGMFVFKLPENVGFDEGALVEPFAVGLHAARKAQIKPGDVALVIGAGTIGMVTAMAALVGGCSKVIVADVVQEKLDLASSFGMITVNVTREDLNETVGNATDGWGADVVFEASGSEAAVSKVFEPLCPGGRVVFIGMPTRPVPVDIVSAQVKEARVETIFRYAHVYPRALLLMESGKVSLKPLVTDRYKFEESIQAFEYAANPRPSSVKTVIEL from the coding sequence ATGAAAGCACTTGTACTGGAAAAAGCAAAGCAGCTCACGCTTCGTGATATTCACATAGAGGAGCATCTTCGGACAGGTGATGTCCGTATCAAAATACATACCGTAGGGATCTGCGGCAGTGACGTGCATTACTATCAGCACGGTGCGATTGGGCCTTTTATAGTGAAGCAGCCTATGGTTTTGGGCCATGAGGCGTCAGGTATCGTTATCGAGGTGGGGAAGGGAGTGAAACACCTGAAGGTGGGTGACAGAGTCTGTATGGAGCCAGGCATTCCTGACCCAAATGGCAAAACAACCAGGTTGGGAATGTACAATCTCGATCCGGCCGTTCGCTTCTGGGCAACCCCACCAGTGCACGGTTGTTTGAGGGAAACGTTAGTTCATCCAGGGATGTTTGTATTCAAGCTGCCTGAGAATGTTGGTTTCGATGAGGGAGCGCTGGTAGAGCCTTTTGCGGTTGGGCTGCACGCAGCCCGAAAGGCGCAGATCAAACCAGGTGACGTAGCCCTGGTTATTGGCGCCGGAACGATCGGGATGGTCACGGCGATGGCAGCATTAGTGGGGGGATGCAGCAAAGTCATTGTCGCCGACGTCGTTCAGGAGAAGCTGGATCTGGCCTCATCTTTTGGTATGATAACCGTGAATGTAACACGAGAAGACTTGAATGAGACTGTTGGCAACGCTACCGATGGATGGGGCGCTGATGTCGTCTTTGAAGCCAGCGGAAGCGAAGCGGCGGTATCAAAGGTGTTTGAGCCTTTGTGCCCAGGTGGACGGGTTGTATTCATCGGCATGCCGACGCGTCCAGTGCCAGTTGACATCGTCTCAGCCCAGGTAAAGGAAGCGCGTGTCGAGACCATATTCAGATACGCTCATGTTTATCCCAGGGCACTCCTGCTGATGGAATCCGGTAAGGTCAGTTTGAAGCCACTGGTGACCGACAGGTATAAATTTGAAGAAAGCATTCAGGCTTTTGAATATGCAGCAAATCCGAGACCATCGAGCGTCAAGACTGTCATTGAGCTGTAG
- a CDS encoding sugar phosphate isomerase/epimerase, which yields MFKFGVDSLIWTEDFGVKDLPLIEKAKALGFEVLDINVAHPERFPTEAAREKVREVGIEVVTTIGLPVDSNLIDPNPETRRHGIETLKKLVDINIEIGSSILGGVNYAAWGYLSGKPRTGDEWSWSVEAMREVANYAKSKSDIIIAVEPVNRFETHFLNVAEDAVKYCRDVGTGNVKVHLDSFHMIREEQSVVTL from the coding sequence ATGTTCAAGTTTGGTGTAGATTCGCTGATATGGACGGAGGACTTTGGGGTAAAGGACTTGCCGCTCATCGAGAAAGCGAAAGCGCTGGGGTTTGAAGTGCTTGACATCAATGTAGCTCACCCCGAGAGGTTCCCCACGGAAGCGGCCAGAGAAAAGGTGCGAGAGGTGGGCATTGAAGTCGTGACCACTATTGGCCTTCCCGTGGACTCCAACCTGATCGACCCAAATCCCGAGACAAGACGACACGGAATCGAAACGCTGAAGAAGCTGGTTGATATCAATATAGAAATAGGTTCAAGCATTCTGGGCGGGGTGAACTACGCCGCCTGGGGTTATCTCAGCGGCAAACCGAGGACAGGAGATGAGTGGAGCTGGTCAGTAGAGGCTATGCGTGAGGTGGCTAACTATGCCAAGAGTAAAAGTGACATCATCATTGCTGTGGAGCCTGTCAATCGGTTCGAGACCCATTTCCTGAATGTGGCGGAAGATGCCGTGAAGTATTGCAGAGACGTGGGAACCGGCAATGTGAAGGTGCATTTGGACTCCTTCCACATGATACGAGAAGAGCAGAGTGTTGTAACTCTATGA